A region from the Vicia villosa cultivar HV-30 ecotype Madison, WI linkage group LG3, Vvil1.0, whole genome shotgun sequence genome encodes:
- the LOC131660362 gene encoding uncharacterized protein LOC131660362 isoform X1 gives MAYPGPGSGSSSSSGFQLLNSPFGDTTYTKVFVGGLAWETQSETMRRYFDQFGEILEAVVITDKNTGRSKGYGFVTFRDPEAARRACVDPSPVIDGRRANCNLASLGRPRPPIPFVGRVRPASPYVGSLQPARGAYVGSYGYQQPLSYGYQQGMVYPPYGYTAYGPEYVYPQSMYNPYAGQQYLQIYGVPGGVNTAIYPYGQMGQAIPGGHGYTAMQGYTLPGHQVVPYAGSSVNAMTTSPMPAIQASYPSGIGAPVPGQQFIVSPQFIQGSGPDQTAG, from the exons atggCGTATCCGGGTCCGGGTTCGGGATCGAGTTCGAGTTCGGGGTTTCAATTGCTGAATTCTCCGTTTGGAGATACGACTTATACTAAGGTGTTTGTTGGGGGATTGGCGTGGGAGACGCAGAGCGAGACTATGCGGCGTTACTTTGATCAATTTGGGGAAATTCTTGAAGCCGTTGTTATTACTGATAAGAATACAGGACGATCTAAAGGCTATGGTTTT GTGACTTTCCGTGATCCAGAAGCTGCTAGGAGAGCCTGTGTTGATCCAAGTCCTGTTATTGATGGTAGAAGGGCCAATTGTAATTTGGCTTCGCTTGGTCGTCCGCGCCCTCCTATCCCTTTTG TAGGACGGGTAAGACCAGCATCCCCTTATGTTGGAAGTTTGCAACCAGCCCGTGGTGCTTACGTTGGAAGTTATGGCTACCAGCAACCACTTTCCTATGGCTATCAACAAGGAATGGTTTATCCTCCTTATGG gtataCGGCATATGGACCTGAGTACGTCTACCCACAG AGTATGTACAACCCTTATGCGGGCCAACAATACCTTCAGATATATGGCGTACCGGGTGGGGTGAATACAGCCATTTATCCTTATGGACAAATGGGTCAAGCTATTCCTGGTGGTCATGGTTATACAGCAATGCAGGGTTATACATTACCAGGTCATCAGGTTGTTCCATATGCTGGATCCAGTGTTAATGCAATGACAACTTCACCTATGCCTGCCATTCAAGCCTCATATCCTAGTG GAATTGGTGCACCAGTTCCAGGCCAACAATTTATTGTTTCTCCTCAGTTCATACAAGGTAGCGGTCCTGACCAAACAGCTGGTTGA
- the LOC131660362 gene encoding uncharacterized protein LOC131660362 isoform X2, producing MAYPGPGSGSSSSSGFQLLNSPFGDTTYTKVFVGGLAWETQSETMRRYFDQFGEILEAVVITDKNTGRSKGYGFVTFRDPEAARRACVDPSPVIDGRRANCNLASLGRPRPPIPFGRVRPASPYVGSLQPARGAYVGSYGYQQPLSYGYQQGMVYPPYGYTAYGPEYVYPQSMYNPYAGQQYLQIYGVPGGVNTAIYPYGQMGQAIPGGHGYTAMQGYTLPGHQVVPYAGSSVNAMTTSPMPAIQASYPSGIGAPVPGQQFIVSPQFIQGSGPDQTAG from the exons atggCGTATCCGGGTCCGGGTTCGGGATCGAGTTCGAGTTCGGGGTTTCAATTGCTGAATTCTCCGTTTGGAGATACGACTTATACTAAGGTGTTTGTTGGGGGATTGGCGTGGGAGACGCAGAGCGAGACTATGCGGCGTTACTTTGATCAATTTGGGGAAATTCTTGAAGCCGTTGTTATTACTGATAAGAATACAGGACGATCTAAAGGCTATGGTTTT GTGACTTTCCGTGATCCAGAAGCTGCTAGGAGAGCCTGTGTTGATCCAAGTCCTGTTATTGATGGTAGAAGGGCCAATTGTAATTTGGCTTCGCTTGGTCGTCCGCGCCCTCCTATCCCTTTTG GACGGGTAAGACCAGCATCCCCTTATGTTGGAAGTTTGCAACCAGCCCGTGGTGCTTACGTTGGAAGTTATGGCTACCAGCAACCACTTTCCTATGGCTATCAACAAGGAATGGTTTATCCTCCTTATGG gtataCGGCATATGGACCTGAGTACGTCTACCCACAG AGTATGTACAACCCTTATGCGGGCCAACAATACCTTCAGATATATGGCGTACCGGGTGGGGTGAATACAGCCATTTATCCTTATGGACAAATGGGTCAAGCTATTCCTGGTGGTCATGGTTATACAGCAATGCAGGGTTATACATTACCAGGTCATCAGGTTGTTCCATATGCTGGATCCAGTGTTAATGCAATGACAACTTCACCTATGCCTGCCATTCAAGCCTCATATCCTAGTG GAATTGGTGCACCAGTTCCAGGCCAACAATTTATTGTTTCTCCTCAGTTCATACAAGGTAGCGGTCCTGACCAAACAGCTGGTTGA